The following are encoded in a window of Spirochaeta cellobiosiphila DSM 17781 genomic DNA:
- a CDS encoding ROK family protein, with protein sequence MKYAIGVDIGGTTIKGVVYQEDGTFSEIMRIPTRNSLGETQVLPALDQMVHSLMKGQDGQLVGIGAGSPGLVDEEGNLFGSAVNIPGWGKFPLRQHIQDTYNVAAFVSNDVNLSAYGEYRQGVGKGSSSLVCINLGTGVGAGLVLQGQLYAGYTGMAGEIGHVIVEEGGRLCSCGLHGCLERYSSATGINESAHLLIEQFDTPFAQLIREKSDPLYPTAKDVYLFLDKGDALAKAIHDISCRMLAKAIGQSAQILNPSLFVLGGGVMEAGDVILNQVRDYLDDYVLPMARNDVKIARALLGEKAGVYGAALYGWDSCS encoded by the coding sequence ATGAAATACGCGATAGGTGTTGATATAGGTGGAACAACCATTAAAGGGGTTGTTTATCAGGAAGATGGAACTTTTAGTGAGATCATGAGAATCCCTACCAGGAATAGCCTGGGAGAAACTCAAGTTCTTCCAGCTCTTGATCAGATGGTTCATTCTCTCATGAAGGGGCAGGATGGCCAGCTTGTAGGGATTGGTGCAGGATCTCCAGGCTTGGTTGATGAAGAGGGAAATTTGTTCGGTTCAGCTGTTAACATTCCCGGTTGGGGAAAATTCCCTCTGCGTCAACATATTCAGGATACTTATAATGTGGCTGCCTTTGTGTCCAATGATGTGAATTTGTCTGCCTATGGTGAATACAGACAAGGTGTCGGAAAGGGTTCATCCAGTCTTGTTTGTATTAATCTGGGAACCGGTGTTGGTGCCGGACTAGTTTTACAAGGTCAATTGTATGCCGGTTATACGGGAATGGCTGGTGAAATAGGCCATGTTATTGTTGAAGAAGGGGGCCGCTTATGCAGTTGTGGTCTCCATGGCTGTCTGGAACGTTATAGTTCTGCTACGGGAATTAATGAATCAGCACATCTCTTAATTGAGCAGTTTGATACTCCTTTTGCTCAATTAATTAGAGAAAAAAGTGATCCCTTATACCCTACGGCCAAGGATGTTTATCTTTTTCTTGATAAAGGGGACGCCTTAGCGAAGGCTATTCATGACATAAGCTGTCGTATGCTCGCCAAAGCCATTGGACAAAGTGCCCAGATTCTTAACCCTTCTCTTTTTGTCTTAGGCGGGGGTGTTATGGAGGCAGGTGATGTTATTTTAAATCAAGTTCGGGATTATTTGGACGATTATGTTTTGCCAATGGCCCGTAATGATGTTAAAATTGCCAGGGCTTTGTTAGGTGAAAAGGCAGGTGTGTATGGTGCTGCCTTATATGGATGGGACAGTTGTTCTTGA
- the tkt gene encoding transketolase, with amino-acid sequence MNLSAMKSIAKSIRSLSMDAVQKANSGHPGLPMGCAEIGAVLYGQDININPSESDWINRDRFVLSAGHGSAFLYSLLHLSGFNLSIDDLKQFRQVGSLTPGHPEYGLTHGVETTTGPLGQGFVNAVGMALAQEWFGAKFNTSEHKIFDHYVYTLAGDGCMMEGITSEAASFAGTQKLGRLIAIYDSNNITIEGDTKIAFTENVADRYKAYGWQVLVGDGHNPEEVAKLLAEGRADTSRPTIIILKTIIGFGAPTKAGTAGVHGAALGAEELAKTKEALGIPNEDFWVDPEATEFFKQRRVEWQSKYDSWKSLYDAWAKANPSLKEELESYLEGVPDLSKVTWPDFKVGDAVATRKASGKVIEAFTKTLTNVIGGSADLSPSNNSVITGKEYFSPATREGVNLHYGVREHAMGAIANGIALYGGLTTFCATFLVFADYMRHTVRLASLMELPVIYVFTHDSIFVGEDGPTHQPIEHVASLRMIPGMQVFRPADAQETIEAWKWALASGDAPTALILTRQNLTVFPKPEGWQSDAARGAYIAKDCDGTPDTVLVATGSEVNMAMEAAEISGRKVRVVSLTSRERFLNEDKEFQSSIIPEGVRSIGVEAGSEFGWYKIVDETFTINRFGESGKGNEVAESIGFTADKLSELI; translated from the coding sequence ATGAACCTATCTGCAATGAAATCCATTGCTAAATCAATTCGCTCATTATCTATGGATGCTGTTCAAAAAGCGAATTCTGGACATCCCGGTTTACCTATGGGTTGTGCGGAAATCGGTGCTGTTTTATATGGACAGGATATAAACATCAATCCCAGTGAATCAGACTGGATTAACCGAGATAGATTTGTCTTGTCCGCCGGACATGGCTCTGCTTTTCTTTATAGCCTTCTTCATTTGTCTGGTTTTAACTTGTCCATAGATGATCTAAAACAATTCAGACAAGTTGGTTCCTTAACTCCCGGGCATCCCGAATATGGGTTAACTCATGGTGTTGAGACAACGACAGGACCCCTAGGTCAGGGTTTTGTAAATGCTGTAGGAATGGCTTTAGCCCAGGAATGGTTCGGGGCTAAGTTTAATACATCTGAACATAAGATATTCGATCATTACGTATATACCCTGGCAGGTGACGGCTGTATGATGGAAGGTATCACTTCTGAAGCCGCCAGCTTTGCAGGGACACAGAAATTAGGTCGACTTATTGCTATATATGATTCTAATAACATTACGATTGAAGGGGATACTAAAATCGCCTTTACTGAAAATGTTGCTGACAGATACAAAGCTTATGGTTGGCAGGTTTTGGTTGGTGATGGTCATAATCCGGAAGAAGTGGCTAAGTTATTAGCAGAAGGTAGGGCAGACACTAGCCGGCCTACTATTATTATTCTTAAGACTATCATTGGTTTTGGAGCTCCCACCAAAGCGGGTACTGCTGGGGTTCATGGTGCTGCTTTAGGTGCTGAGGAATTGGCAAAAACCAAGGAAGCTTTAGGGATTCCCAATGAAGATTTCTGGGTAGATCCTGAAGCTACAGAATTCTTCAAACAGCGAAGAGTGGAATGGCAAAGTAAGTATGACTCTTGGAAGTCTCTCTATGATGCCTGGGCTAAAGCAAATCCATCCTTAAAAGAAGAGCTTGAATCTTATTTGGAAGGTGTTCCTGATCTTAGCAAGGTTACCTGGCCTGATTTTAAAGTCGGTGATGCTGTGGCCACCCGTAAAGCTTCTGGTAAAGTTATTGAAGCCTTTACTAAGACTTTAACCAATGTGATTGGTGGATCAGCTGACCTTAGTCCAAGTAATAATTCTGTTATTACAGGTAAGGAATATTTTAGTCCTGCTACAAGAGAAGGTGTAAACCTTCATTATGGGGTAAGAGAGCATGCTATGGGTGCTATTGCCAACGGTATTGCCCTTTATGGGGGATTAACCACGTTCTGTGCTACTTTCCTCGTTTTTGCAGATTATATGAGACATACTGTTCGTTTAGCTTCTTTGATGGAATTACCTGTTATTTATGTCTTTACCCATGATTCTATCTTTGTTGGTGAAGACGGTCCTACTCATCAACCTATTGAACATGTTGCTTCTTTGAGAATGATTCCTGGTATGCAGGTATTTAGACCGGCAGATGCTCAGGAAACGATTGAAGCCTGGAAATGGGCCTTAGCCTCAGGAGATGCTCCTACTGCTTTAATTCTTACAAGACAGAATTTAACTGTATTCCCTAAACCGGAAGGTTGGCAGAGTGATGCTGCCCGTGGTGCTTATATTGCCAAGGATTGTGATGGTACACCAGATACCGTTTTGGTTGCTACTGGATCTGAAGTAAATATGGCCATGGAAGCTGCTGAGATCAGTGGACGAAAGGTGAGAGTTGTTTCTTTAACCAGTCGAGAGAGATTCTTGAATGAAGATAAAGAGTTCCAATCTTCAATCATACCTGAAGGGGTCCGAAGTATCGGTGTTGAAGCTGGTTCTGAGTTCGGTTGGTATAAGATCGTTGATGAAACCTTTACTATTAACCGCTTTGGTGAATCAGGTAAAGGAAATGAAGTGGCTGAATCTATCGGTTTCACTGCTGATAAGCTCTCGGAATTGATATAG
- the nadB gene encoding L-aspartate oxidase, whose protein sequence is MKIYDVIIIGTGVAGLSGAIHLKKAGKTVLVLTKNQAIEKNNTHHAQGGIIAYRQEDTEEQLVKDILTAGCHYNSTEAVRAFAKDGPKLVFDFLINEANVPFNKNNQGNWDYTEEAAHSIRRILHYEDRSGEAIQTSLIKHAQDLGIEIKSNHTAIDLISNNHHSLDGQERYRQREVMGVYTLNNETQEVITFLSQNVILATGGVGYLYQHTTNNKASTGDGMSMAYRTGADIINSEFVQFHPTSLFHRDIKGFLISESLRGEGAKLINHEGRTFMSDYHPDADLAPRDVVARAIYNEMTNSGKNYMFLDLASYYEGEVPIEKRFTKIFNTCLSVGIDIRTEPIPIVPAAHYFCGGIKVNTEGQTSIKNLYAVGEVSCTGLHGANRLASSSLLEGALWGKYAADSILAKSEFISKERFDSIPLWETPTGDEETDPLLLKQDLNLIQLTMWNYVGIVRDKRGLERAKADLDYHGHRIMKFYKEAPLTRYIIELRNAVISAGIITTSALHNKQSIGCHYRQN, encoded by the coding sequence TTGAAAATATATGATGTCATTATTATAGGAACAGGAGTAGCCGGATTAAGTGGAGCTATCCATCTAAAGAAAGCAGGCAAAACCGTCCTTGTACTAACAAAAAATCAGGCAATAGAAAAAAATAATACCCACCATGCCCAAGGTGGTATCATCGCCTATAGACAGGAAGATACAGAGGAACAACTAGTAAAGGATATTCTCACAGCAGGGTGCCATTACAATAGTACAGAAGCTGTCAGAGCTTTTGCTAAAGACGGACCTAAACTGGTCTTTGATTTTCTCATTAATGAAGCAAATGTCCCTTTTAATAAAAACAACCAAGGTAATTGGGATTATACAGAAGAAGCAGCCCACTCAATACGACGTATACTCCACTATGAAGATCGAAGTGGAGAAGCTATTCAAACATCACTGATCAAACACGCTCAGGATCTTGGCATAGAAATCAAGAGCAACCACACAGCCATCGACTTAATAAGCAATAATCATCATTCCCTTGATGGACAGGAAAGGTATAGGCAAAGGGAAGTAATGGGAGTCTATACCCTCAACAACGAAACCCAGGAAGTCATAACGTTCCTCAGTCAGAATGTCATACTAGCCACTGGTGGAGTTGGATATCTCTATCAGCATACAACAAACAATAAAGCCAGTACAGGTGATGGTATGAGTATGGCCTATCGAACAGGTGCAGATATTATTAATTCAGAGTTTGTACAATTCCATCCGACCAGTCTCTTCCACCGTGATATCAAGGGCTTCCTAATATCAGAAAGCCTTCGGGGAGAAGGGGCAAAACTCATTAACCATGAAGGGCGTACCTTCATGTCAGACTATCATCCAGACGCTGATTTGGCCCCTCGAGATGTGGTGGCCAGAGCTATATACAATGAAATGACTAATAGCGGTAAAAACTACATGTTCCTCGACCTGGCTTCTTACTATGAAGGAGAAGTACCTATTGAGAAACGATTTACTAAGATCTTCAATACTTGTTTATCTGTCGGTATTGATATTAGAACAGAACCAATCCCCATTGTGCCCGCAGCTCATTATTTTTGCGGGGGTATTAAAGTAAACACAGAAGGCCAGACCAGTATAAAAAATCTTTACGCCGTAGGAGAAGTGAGTTGTACAGGACTACATGGTGCTAACCGATTAGCCTCCTCGAGCCTATTGGAAGGAGCCTTATGGGGTAAATACGCAGCTGATTCCATTTTAGCCAAAAGTGAATTCATTAGCAAAGAAAGGTTTGACTCCATTCCCCTATGGGAAACTCCTACAGGTGATGAAGAGACAGATCCTTTGTTACTCAAGCAAGATCTAAACCTTATTCAATTAACCATGTGGAATTATGTGGGTATAGTACGGGATAAAAGAGGTTTGGAAAGGGCAAAAGCCGATCTTGATTATCATGGTCACCGTATCATGAAATTCTACAAGGAAGCTCCCCTGACACGATATATCATAGAACTTCGCAATGCGGTCATATCAGCAGGAATCATCACCACCTCTGCTTTACATAACAAACAGAGTATAGGTTGCCATTACCGTCAGAACTGA
- the nadC gene encoding carboxylating nicotinate-nucleotide diphosphorylase translates to MKLDPFIMNHVKTALQEDLLEKGDVTSRAIFNDTETSQVYLISKDAGVLAGTDVYQEVFRQIDPSVEIEFFKSDGDVLKEKDTIARLTGPTFALLEGERTALNYLGHLSGIATATAQYCAELEGKTRILDTRKTIPGLRFLEKYAVNCGGGTNHRMGLHDMVMIKDNHIDAAGSITEAVKRVRKKWDTQFKIEVETRNLNEIEEALACSVDRILLDNMTTEMLKQAVTIIGDKAETEASGNMTLERIKEVSLTGVDFISVGALTHSVKVFDFSMRKQTNIENI, encoded by the coding sequence ATGAAGTTAGATCCTTTTATAATGAATCATGTTAAGACAGCCCTCCAGGAAGACCTTCTGGAAAAGGGAGATGTCACTAGCCGTGCCATATTTAATGACACAGAGACCTCACAGGTCTATCTCATTAGCAAAGATGCAGGAGTCCTGGCAGGCACCGATGTTTACCAGGAAGTATTTAGACAAATAGATCCTTCTGTCGAGATAGAGTTTTTCAAAAGTGATGGTGACGTTTTGAAGGAAAAGGATACAATTGCCCGCTTAACAGGACCTACCTTCGCCTTATTAGAAGGAGAGCGAACAGCTCTTAATTACCTGGGCCATTTAAGCGGAATAGCCACAGCAACCGCCCAATACTGTGCAGAACTGGAAGGAAAAACCAGGATATTAGACACCAGAAAAACCATTCCCGGATTAAGATTCCTGGAAAAATATGCTGTGAACTGTGGGGGGGGAACCAACCATCGTATGGGCCTTCATGATATGGTTATGATTAAAGATAACCATATAGATGCCGCAGGAAGCATAACAGAAGCAGTAAAGAGAGTACGTAAAAAATGGGATACTCAATTCAAGATAGAAGTAGAAACCCGTAATCTGAATGAGATAGAAGAAGCCCTTGCCTGCTCAGTAGATAGAATCCTCCTGGACAATATGACAACAGAGATGCTCAAACAAGCCGTTACCATCATAGGTGACAAAGCAGAAACAGAAGCAAGCGGTAATATGACCCTCGAGAGAATCAAAGAAGTATCCCTCACAGGTGTTGATTTTATCTCTGTGGGGGCACTAACCCACTCTGTAAAGGTTTTCGATTTTAGCATGAGGAAACAAACCAACATTGAAAATATATGA
- a CDS encoding PAS domain-containing sensor histidine kinase, translating to MYNSYIYPISLIFNLIFLIVLITNIIKHFRTRSIVTKELWKNFYTSHPEAIFLLNDNLGIIQINNAGQSLIGAQQLKSSETISLLKFIRPQGGVSTTDLPFLLQSRLRGEVRLQFDLDLINSKGRPVPHSLIFTRYYGHYKKSKSYFLCEAVNMEARKKAELVLRESEERFRIFANHFPGILYQWDRINDQSYYYGRVESLTGHSVHDFQGNIIDWTDIIHPEDVEIYKQNYEESLNQIGQENNIEYRIVHTRGDVFWLKELRQVLGTEKVEFIQGIVYDITTIKTRELNLIQSQKLEALGRLTSGIAHDFNNNLMIISALSEYLGSRVSDELKGTVVNIQEGIDAAADLTNRLLVFARGQKDEKINRDLNQLLKMVYPILNRLSGDSIEMNLSLIDKPLVVNISQNQLEQSLINLVINAKDAIQEKGCILIQTDTVESLPSNIHDTPKIKEGPYGVIYIADNGSGMDNKTLSNIFEPFYTTKKAGNGTGLGLSLVYGFMEELGGCIKVESELGKGTTFSLYFPCIKNQVFST from the coding sequence ATGTATAACAGTTATATTTACCCAATATCCTTAATATTCAACTTAATATTTTTAATCGTCCTAATCACAAATATTATAAAACACTTCCGAACACGTAGCATAGTTACAAAAGAATTATGGAAAAACTTCTATACTTCTCATCCCGAAGCTATATTTCTCTTAAATGACAATCTGGGCATTATACAAATAAATAATGCGGGGCAATCTCTCATTGGGGCTCAACAATTAAAATCATCAGAAACAATATCACTTCTTAAATTCATCAGACCACAAGGTGGAGTCTCAACCACAGATCTGCCTTTTTTACTTCAAAGTAGATTGAGAGGGGAAGTCCGCTTACAGTTTGACCTAGACCTTATCAATTCCAAAGGTCGTCCCGTTCCTCATTCTCTTATCTTTACAAGATACTACGGACATTACAAAAAAAGCAAATCCTATTTTTTATGTGAAGCCGTAAATATGGAGGCACGTAAAAAAGCGGAACTAGTTTTACGGGAAAGTGAAGAGAGATTTAGGATCTTTGCCAATCATTTCCCGGGTATTCTGTACCAATGGGACCGCATTAATGACCAGAGTTATTATTATGGAAGGGTGGAATCCCTAACAGGACATTCGGTACATGATTTTCAGGGGAATATCATTGACTGGACAGATATCATTCACCCGGAAGATGTAGAGATTTATAAACAAAATTATGAAGAATCGCTTAACCAGATAGGACAGGAAAACAACATAGAATACCGCATCGTCCACACAAGGGGTGATGTGTTCTGGCTAAAAGAACTCAGACAAGTACTGGGAACGGAAAAAGTAGAATTCATACAGGGCATCGTATACGACATAACCACCATTAAGACTAGAGAGTTAAACCTTATCCAATCCCAAAAACTAGAAGCCCTCGGACGCCTGACAAGTGGGATCGCCCATGATTTCAACAACAATCTCATGATAATATCAGCACTGAGTGAATATTTAGGTTCCAGAGTAAGTGACGAACTTAAAGGGACTGTAGTTAACATACAAGAAGGAATAGACGCAGCAGCGGACTTAACCAACCGTCTTCTTGTATTTGCCAGAGGTCAAAAAGATGAAAAAATAAACAGAGATCTTAATCAGCTCCTTAAGATGGTTTACCCTATCCTCAATAGATTATCCGGTGATTCTATTGAAATGAATCTTTCCCTTATCGACAAACCTCTAGTGGTAAATATATCCCAAAACCAACTGGAGCAAAGCCTAATAAATCTGGTTATTAATGCAAAAGATGCAATACAGGAAAAAGGTTGTATTCTGATACAAACAGATACAGTCGAGTCCCTACCAAGTAATATACATGACACCCCGAAAATAAAAGAAGGTCCCTATGGGGTTATCTATATTGCGGATAATGGATCTGGTATGGATAACAAAACCCTAAGTAATATTTTTGAACCATTCTATACGACAAAGAAGGCAGGGAATGGAACAGGCTTGGGATTAAGCTTAGTATATGGATTCATGGAAGAACTTGGTGGTTGCATCAAAGTCGAATCCGAATTAGGGAAAGGCACTACCTTTTCTCTCTATTTCCCCTGTATAAAAAATCAAGTCTTTTCTACATAG
- a CDS encoding response regulator yields the protein MKRILIIDDTVMLVGALDLMMSDLGYEVEGVSDSIKGEQIAIDQDYDLIAIDLRMPHKNGAEIVESIHKAKPNARVVVMTGYPDDPMVERSLAAGALGVIPKPFRVEKLIEYLPS from the coding sequence ATGAAGAGGATTTTGATAATAGATGACACAGTAATGCTTGTAGGTGCTTTGGATCTCATGATGAGTGATTTAGGCTACGAAGTTGAGGGGGTGTCTGATTCCATTAAAGGAGAGCAGATCGCTATTGATCAGGATTACGATCTTATTGCCATTGATCTGAGGATGCCTCATAAAAACGGTGCAGAAATTGTTGAAAGCATACATAAAGCTAAACCAAATGCTCGTGTTGTTGTTATGACCGGTTATCCTGATGACCCAATGGTAGAACGTTCTCTCGCTGCCGGTGCATTGGGTGTGATCCCTAAACCTTTTCGTGTAGAGAAGTTAATAGAATATCTCCCTTCCTAA
- a CDS encoding DUF3187 family protein, with product MILDSQNLDEPIHKRNLYPFFQGFIAYIPQGITDGRTRTTSIQMTASNYYRYDNHILNEDWELWIDGEDYQWLGEQNIPLPHNWNSRISLPLVFHSPGVFDPAIQSFHHLFGFPNGGREHHPDNVAMIHYTSPQYKYTNDSKNWGVQSLTYTIITPSLGNRWLVQGQGGIKLPSINPAFPLGYDTWDYQLLGILYRDLGPWTITLNGGLAYWSDPHILDIPFSEFSLLYGVMASWKVNSTQRVLVQIHGQTSPYESGHSRIDYDSRYITVGYRTLLSRNVSIDTSFTQEFLSYATSDIAVNLGLTYHH from the coding sequence GTGATATTAGACAGCCAAAACCTGGATGAACCTATACATAAAAGAAACTTGTATCCTTTCTTCCAGGGATTCATTGCTTATATTCCCCAGGGGATTACCGATGGGAGGACACGAACCACCAGTATTCAGATGACAGCATCCAATTATTATAGATACGACAATCATATCCTTAATGAAGATTGGGAATTATGGATTGACGGGGAAGATTACCAATGGTTAGGGGAACAAAATATTCCTTTACCCCATAATTGGAATAGCCGCATAAGTCTACCTTTAGTATTTCACAGTCCTGGAGTTTTTGATCCTGCCATTCAATCCTTTCACCATCTGTTTGGATTCCCCAATGGAGGCAGAGAGCATCATCCAGACAATGTTGCCATGATTCACTATACTTCCCCCCAATACAAATATACAAATGATAGCAAAAACTGGGGGGTGCAAAGTCTAACCTATACAATCATAACACCTAGTCTGGGAAACAGATGGTTAGTACAAGGACAGGGAGGTATTAAATTACCCAGTATAAATCCCGCCTTTCCCTTAGGATATGATACATGGGATTACCAATTACTAGGCATTTTATATAGAGATTTAGGACCTTGGACCATTACTTTAAATGGAGGATTGGCTTATTGGTCTGATCCCCACATATTAGATATTCCCTTTTCTGAATTTAGCCTCTTATATGGGGTAATGGCCTCCTGGAAGGTCAATTCCACCCAAAGAGTCCTTGTTCAGATACATGGACAGACGAGTCCTTATGAGTCAGGCCATAGTCGTATAGATTATGACTCTCGTTATATAACTGTGGGATATAGAACCCTTTTATCCAGAAATGTAAGCATAGATACAAGCTTTACACAAGAATTTTTAAGCTACGCGACTTCGGACATAGCTGTTAACCTTGGATTAACTTACCATCATTAG
- a CDS encoding Pr6Pr family membrane protein, with protein sequence MLFKKNKWFGTFRLIIFAFALFAVINQMFFLHDNNGPLDVVLYFTIQSNIFVVLFLAMEIYNDFLPGRSFPIRSSVHGAVTLYILITGLVYNLLLAQTWDPQGMVLVINTITHTVVPSLFLLDWILTQEKKSYKFKYVFYWLIYPLLYLGFGSFEGSMTGQFRYFFLDYQHQSPGSYFANLFIVLGAFITVGVLLIGLNRLYPKKLSK encoded by the coding sequence TTGTTGTTTAAAAAAAATAAATGGTTTGGAACCTTTAGGTTGATCATCTTCGCCTTTGCCCTTTTCGCCGTCATTAATCAGATGTTTTTTCTTCATGATAATAATGGGCCTTTAGATGTGGTCCTCTACTTTACAATCCAAAGTAATATATTCGTTGTCCTCTTCTTAGCTATGGAAATATACAATGATTTTCTACCGGGAAGGTCCTTTCCAATCCGTTCCAGTGTCCATGGTGCAGTTACGCTTTATATCCTTATCACAGGATTAGTGTATAATCTGCTTTTAGCCCAAACATGGGATCCTCAAGGGATGGTACTCGTTATAAATACCATCACCCATACTGTTGTACCCAGTTTATTTCTATTAGACTGGATATTGACTCAGGAAAAAAAATCATACAAATTTAAATATGTATTCTATTGGCTCATTTACCCTCTGCTTTACCTGGGTTTTGGTTCATTCGAAGGTTCAATGACAGGCCAATTCCGGTATTTCTTTTTAGATTATCAGCACCAGAGTCCAGGCTCTTATTTTGCTAACTTATTCATTGTACTGGGTGCTTTTATTACTGTGGGGGTCTTATTAATTGGTTTAAATCGCTTATATCCGAAGAAGCTAAGCAAGTAA
- the fabF gene encoding beta-ketoacyl-ACP synthase II — protein MSKKRVVITGMGTVNPLGNNVAQTWQTILNKQSGITNITKFDTENLSVKIAGEVKDFDYTQYFEGDMLKKAKRMDSFCHYAVAAMAEAAEQSGIETVPNKERIGVTLGSGIGGLQVQHDNSTAMAMKGPRRVSPFYIPMSIGNMAAGVVSILYGLKGPNFSLQTACATANHSIATGTMLIQNDMADMIVAGGSEGALLDISIAGFGNMRALSTRNEDPLTASRPYDTDRDGFVLSEGAAVLILEDYEHAVKRNAPIIAEVLSCGMSGDAYDFVQPDPEGKGAFIAMREAMRLAQLNPEDLGYINTHGTSTPLGDIAEAEGVAKLLGSAVDKCYVGSTKSYHGHLLGATSGVEAVITSLAIQNGIIPANINIFNRDPKLPPILLPQDIIEKPIKAALSNSFGFGGHNSSLILGKV, from the coding sequence ATGAGTAAAAAAAGAGTCGTCATTACTGGAATGGGTACAGTTAATCCCTTAGGGAACAATGTAGCTCAAACATGGCAAACAATACTCAATAAACAGTCAGGAATTACTAATATAACGAAATTTGATACAGAAAACCTTAGTGTAAAGATAGCAGGCGAAGTAAAAGACTTCGATTACACACAATATTTTGAAGGTGATATGCTTAAGAAGGCCAAGCGGATGGATAGCTTTTGCCACTATGCCGTAGCAGCTATGGCTGAAGCAGCCGAGCAATCAGGCATAGAAACGGTCCCTAATAAAGAACGTATCGGAGTGACCTTAGGTTCTGGAATTGGAGGATTACAAGTACAGCACGACAATAGCACAGCAATGGCCATGAAAGGACCACGTCGTGTTAGTCCCTTTTATATACCCATGTCCATTGGTAATATGGCTGCGGGAGTCGTCAGTATATTATACGGTTTGAAAGGCCCCAATTTTAGCCTGCAGACAGCCTGTGCTACAGCTAATCATTCAATAGCCACTGGGACTATGCTTATTCAGAATGATATGGCTGATATGATAGTGGCGGGAGGTTCAGAAGGAGCTCTACTGGATATATCTATCGCAGGTTTTGGGAATATGAGAGCCCTATCAACAAGAAATGAGGATCCTCTTACGGCTTCCCGTCCTTATGATACAGATAGAGATGGCTTTGTCCTTTCTGAAGGAGCAGCGGTTCTGATATTGGAAGATTATGAACATGCTGTTAAGAGAAATGCCCCTATCATAGCTGAAGTTCTATCCTGTGGAATGTCTGGAGATGCCTATGACTTTGTCCAGCCGGATCCAGAAGGAAAAGGGGCTTTTATAGCGATGAGAGAAGCCATGAGATTAGCTCAACTGAATCCAGAAGATTTGGGGTATATTAATACCCATGGAACCTCTACTCCTTTAGGAGATATAGCAGAAGCGGAAGGGGTTGCCAAATTATTAGGTTCGGCTGTCGACAAATGTTATGTTGGATCCACTAAGTCCTATCACGGACACCTTTTAGGAGCAACATCCGGTGTAGAAGCTGTAATAACCAGTCTAGCGATACAAAACGGAATTATTCCAGCTAATATCAATATCTTCAACAGGGATCCCAAACTTCCCCCTATTCTATTACCACAGGACATTATTGAAAAACCTATCAAAGCAGCTCTATCTAATAGCTTTGGGTTCGGTGGACATAACTCCAGCCTGATCCTGGGTAAAGTCTAA